A single genomic interval of Acipenser ruthenus chromosome 28, fAciRut3.2 maternal haplotype, whole genome shotgun sequence harbors:
- the LOC117434457 gene encoding male-specific lethal 1 homolog isoform X1: MTMRSTVFKPGGLKLDRDLNPEKPDFEKVQSGVNIKREPGEPVLEPGHGGGLPAVLGNIHNGANQNQNQHHHGKNRKLKENNGNKNKPGSRNPGGAAGLNKAQGGCLGLGQGKTWLSLEGIHNNVFITGQAASNIKTVTGTPVNTTANAKKRDPGGTEAAAGGAGSLELNMESKWKNLKKRPTQATCLRQILLLQLDLIEQQQQQLQTKDKEIDELKSEKETLQARMERMERRMQLVKAESEHSEREEPQEGGAETPQPPSPKPVPFGRGGKGHKRYSRKFGFWNTKTPVKTLTSEFTKARGKTPKFSPLKESEPGGGPFQWELRSKETPEKVSAAARVQGDSPTPLWGSPPSPQPRSSGVEPEELPFMSTTEMYLCRWQQPRPSPRRETTSKKEGSVAIPSWREHSMEPLKEMTPPDFVENLDDSVFLKRHAKLELDEKRRKRWDIQRIREQRMFQRLQQRMYKKKGIQESEPEVSSFYPETDDVESLMITPFLPVVAFGQPLPKLTQQNFELPWLDQRSRCRIEIQKKQTPHRTCRK, from the exons ATGACTATGAGATCCACGGTGTTCAAACCGGGGGGGCTCAAGCTTGATAGAGATTTAAACCCGGAGAAGCCCGACTTTGAAAAGGTGCAAAGCGGTGTCAACATCAAGCGAGAACCGGGCGAGCCGGTCCTGGAACCCGGACACGGTGGCGGTTTGCCCGCCGTGCTGGGCAACATCCACAACGGCGCcaaccagaaccagaaccagcaCCACCACGGCAAGAACCGCAAGCTGAAGGAGAACAACGGCAATAAAAACAAACCCGGCAGCCGCAACCCCGGCGGAGCTGCCGGGCTGAACAAAGCGCAGGGGGGGTGCTTGGGTCTCGGGCAGGGGAAGACCTGGTTGAGTTTGGAGGGGATTCATAATAACGTATTCATAACGGGACAGGCTGCCAGTAATATTAAGACGGTTACCGGGACCCCGGTTAACACTACAGCTAATGCTAAGAAGAGAGACCCCGGGGGCACCGAGGCTGCGGCGGGCGGAGCGGGGTCTTTGGAGCTGAACATGGAAAGCAAGTGGAAAAACTTGAAAAAAAGACCGACCCAGGCGACCTGCCTCCGACAGATCCTGCTGCTGCAACTGGACCTGatcgagcagcagcagcagcagctgcagacgAAAGACAAGGAGATCGACGAGCTGAAATCCGAGAAGGAAACG CTGCAGGCTCGGATGGAGCGGATGGAGAGGAGGATGCAGCTGGTGAAGGCGGAGTCGGAGCACAGCGAGAGGGAGGAGCCTCAGGAGGGAGGGGCGGAGACCCCGCAGCCCCCCTCCCCAAAGCCCGTGCCCTTCGGACGCGGGGGGAAGGGGCACAAGCGGtacagcag GAAGTTCGGTTTCTGGAACACAAAGACCCCGGTCAAGACGCTGACGTCGGAGTTCACGAAAGCCAGGGGCAAGACCCCCAAGTTCTCCCCGCTGAAGGAGTCCGAGCCCGGGGGGGGCCCTTTCCAGTGGGAGCTGCGCAGCAAGGAGACCCCCGAGAAGGTGTCCGCGGCTGCGAGGGTGCAGGGAGACTCCCCCACACCGCTCTGGGGGAGCCCCCCGAGCCCGCAGCCCCGCAGCTCGGGTGTGGAGCCAGAGGAGCTGCCCTTCATGTCCACCACTGAAATGTACCTGTGCCGCTGGCAGCAGCCCCGCCCCTCCCCGCGGCGCGAGACCACCAGCAAGAAAGAGGGGAGCGTAGCCA TCCCTTCCTGGAGAGAGCACTCTATGGAACCCTTGAAGGAGATGACTCCCCCTGATTTCGTAGAG aatTTGGATGACAGCGTCTTTTTGAAGCGTCACGCGAAGTTGGAGCTAGATGAAAAGAGGagaaaaag gtgggaTATCCAGCGCATCAGGGAGCAGCGCATGTTTCAGCGGCTGCAGCAGCGCATGTACAAGAAGAAAGGCATCCAGGAGTCAGAGCCAGAGGTGTCCTCCTTCTACCCAGAGACTGACGATG TGGAGTCTCTGATGATCACCCCTTTCCTGCCTGTCGTAGCGTTCGGACAGCCGTTACCAAAACTCACACAGCA GAATTTCGAGCTTCCCTGGCTGGATCAGCGAAGCCGCTGTCGGATCGAGATCCAGAAGAAACAGACCCCACACCGGACCTGCCGGAAGTGA
- the LOC117434457 gene encoding male-specific lethal 1 homolog isoform X4, translating into MTMRSTVFKPGGLKLDRDLNPEKPDFEKVQSGVNIKREPGEPVLEPGHGGGLPAVLGNIHNGANQNQNQHHHGKNRKLKENNGNKNKPGSRNPGGAAGLNKAQGGCLGLGQGKTWLSLEGIHNNVFITGQAASNIKTVTGTPVNTTANAKKRDPGGTEAAAGGAGSLELNMESKWKNLKKRPTQATCLRQILLLQLDLIEQQQQQLQTKDKEIDELKSEKETLQARMERMERRMQLVKAESEHSEREEPQEGGAETPQPPSPKPVPFGRGGKGHKRYSRKFGFWNTKTPVKTLTSEFTKARGKTPKFSPLKESEPGGGPFQWELRSKETPEKVSAAARVQGDSPTPLWGSPPSPQPRSSGVEPEELPFMSTTEMYLCRWQQPRPSPRRETTSKKEGSVAIPSWREHSMEPLKEMTPPDFVENLDDSVFLKRHAKLELDEKRRKRWDIQRIREQRMFQRLQQRMYKKKGIQESEPEVSSFYPETDDVESLMITPFLPVVAFGQPLPKLTQQSITKIKKSWRV; encoded by the exons ATGACTATGAGATCCACGGTGTTCAAACCGGGGGGGCTCAAGCTTGATAGAGATTTAAACCCGGAGAAGCCCGACTTTGAAAAGGTGCAAAGCGGTGTCAACATCAAGCGAGAACCGGGCGAGCCGGTCCTGGAACCCGGACACGGTGGCGGTTTGCCCGCCGTGCTGGGCAACATCCACAACGGCGCcaaccagaaccagaaccagcaCCACCACGGCAAGAACCGCAAGCTGAAGGAGAACAACGGCAATAAAAACAAACCCGGCAGCCGCAACCCCGGCGGAGCTGCCGGGCTGAACAAAGCGCAGGGGGGGTGCTTGGGTCTCGGGCAGGGGAAGACCTGGTTGAGTTTGGAGGGGATTCATAATAACGTATTCATAACGGGACAGGCTGCCAGTAATATTAAGACGGTTACCGGGACCCCGGTTAACACTACAGCTAATGCTAAGAAGAGAGACCCCGGGGGCACCGAGGCTGCGGCGGGCGGAGCGGGGTCTTTGGAGCTGAACATGGAAAGCAAGTGGAAAAACTTGAAAAAAAGACCGACCCAGGCGACCTGCCTCCGACAGATCCTGCTGCTGCAACTGGACCTGatcgagcagcagcagcagcagctgcagacgAAAGACAAGGAGATCGACGAGCTGAAATCCGAGAAGGAAACG CTGCAGGCTCGGATGGAGCGGATGGAGAGGAGGATGCAGCTGGTGAAGGCGGAGTCGGAGCACAGCGAGAGGGAGGAGCCTCAGGAGGGAGGGGCGGAGACCCCGCAGCCCCCCTCCCCAAAGCCCGTGCCCTTCGGACGCGGGGGGAAGGGGCACAAGCGGtacagcag GAAGTTCGGTTTCTGGAACACAAAGACCCCGGTCAAGACGCTGACGTCGGAGTTCACGAAAGCCAGGGGCAAGACCCCCAAGTTCTCCCCGCTGAAGGAGTCCGAGCCCGGGGGGGGCCCTTTCCAGTGGGAGCTGCGCAGCAAGGAGACCCCCGAGAAGGTGTCCGCGGCTGCGAGGGTGCAGGGAGACTCCCCCACACCGCTCTGGGGGAGCCCCCCGAGCCCGCAGCCCCGCAGCTCGGGTGTGGAGCCAGAGGAGCTGCCCTTCATGTCCACCACTGAAATGTACCTGTGCCGCTGGCAGCAGCCCCGCCCCTCCCCGCGGCGCGAGACCACCAGCAAGAAAGAGGGGAGCGTAGCCA TCCCTTCCTGGAGAGAGCACTCTATGGAACCCTTGAAGGAGATGACTCCCCCTGATTTCGTAGAG aatTTGGATGACAGCGTCTTTTTGAAGCGTCACGCGAAGTTGGAGCTAGATGAAAAGAGGagaaaaag gtgggaTATCCAGCGCATCAGGGAGCAGCGCATGTTTCAGCGGCTGCAGCAGCGCATGTACAAGAAGAAAGGCATCCAGGAGTCAGAGCCAGAGGTGTCCTCCTTCTACCCAGAGACTGACGATG TGGAGTCTCTGATGATCACCCCTTTCCTGCCTGTCGTAGCGTTCGGACAGCCGTTACCAAAACTCACACAGCA GTCGATAACAAAGATTAAGAAGTCCTGGAGGGTTTGA
- the LOC117434457 gene encoding male-specific lethal 1 homolog isoform X2, producing the protein MTMRSTVFKPGGLKLDRDLNPEKPDFEKVQSGVNIKREPGEPVLEPGHGGGLPAVLGNIHNGANQNQNQHHHGKNRKLKENNGNKNKPGSRNPGGAAGLNKAQGGCLGLGQGKTWLSLEGIHNNVFITGQAASNIKTVTGTPVNTTANAKKRDPGGTEAAAGGAGSLELNMESKWKNLKKRPTQATCLRQILLLQLDLIEQQQQQLQTKDKEIDELKSEKETARMERMERRMQLVKAESEHSEREEPQEGGAETPQPPSPKPVPFGRGGKGHKRYSRKFGFWNTKTPVKTLTSEFTKARGKTPKFSPLKESEPGGGPFQWELRSKETPEKVSAAARVQGDSPTPLWGSPPSPQPRSSGVEPEELPFMSTTEMYLCRWQQPRPSPRRETTSKKEGSVAIPSWREHSMEPLKEMTPPDFVENLDDSVFLKRHAKLELDEKRRKRWDIQRIREQRMFQRLQQRMYKKKGIQESEPEVSSFYPETDDVESLMITPFLPVVAFGQPLPKLTQQNFELPWLDQRSRCRIEIQKKQTPHRTCRK; encoded by the exons ATGACTATGAGATCCACGGTGTTCAAACCGGGGGGGCTCAAGCTTGATAGAGATTTAAACCCGGAGAAGCCCGACTTTGAAAAGGTGCAAAGCGGTGTCAACATCAAGCGAGAACCGGGCGAGCCGGTCCTGGAACCCGGACACGGTGGCGGTTTGCCCGCCGTGCTGGGCAACATCCACAACGGCGCcaaccagaaccagaaccagcaCCACCACGGCAAGAACCGCAAGCTGAAGGAGAACAACGGCAATAAAAACAAACCCGGCAGCCGCAACCCCGGCGGAGCTGCCGGGCTGAACAAAGCGCAGGGGGGGTGCTTGGGTCTCGGGCAGGGGAAGACCTGGTTGAGTTTGGAGGGGATTCATAATAACGTATTCATAACGGGACAGGCTGCCAGTAATATTAAGACGGTTACCGGGACCCCGGTTAACACTACAGCTAATGCTAAGAAGAGAGACCCCGGGGGCACCGAGGCTGCGGCGGGCGGAGCGGGGTCTTTGGAGCTGAACATGGAAAGCAAGTGGAAAAACTTGAAAAAAAGACCGACCCAGGCGACCTGCCTCCGACAGATCCTGCTGCTGCAACTGGACCTGatcgagcagcagcagcagcagctgcagacgAAAGACAAGGAGATCGACGAGCTGAAATCCGAGAAGGAAACG GCTCGGATGGAGCGGATGGAGAGGAGGATGCAGCTGGTGAAGGCGGAGTCGGAGCACAGCGAGAGGGAGGAGCCTCAGGAGGGAGGGGCGGAGACCCCGCAGCCCCCCTCCCCAAAGCCCGTGCCCTTCGGACGCGGGGGGAAGGGGCACAAGCGGtacagcag GAAGTTCGGTTTCTGGAACACAAAGACCCCGGTCAAGACGCTGACGTCGGAGTTCACGAAAGCCAGGGGCAAGACCCCCAAGTTCTCCCCGCTGAAGGAGTCCGAGCCCGGGGGGGGCCCTTTCCAGTGGGAGCTGCGCAGCAAGGAGACCCCCGAGAAGGTGTCCGCGGCTGCGAGGGTGCAGGGAGACTCCCCCACACCGCTCTGGGGGAGCCCCCCGAGCCCGCAGCCCCGCAGCTCGGGTGTGGAGCCAGAGGAGCTGCCCTTCATGTCCACCACTGAAATGTACCTGTGCCGCTGGCAGCAGCCCCGCCCCTCCCCGCGGCGCGAGACCACCAGCAAGAAAGAGGGGAGCGTAGCCA TCCCTTCCTGGAGAGAGCACTCTATGGAACCCTTGAAGGAGATGACTCCCCCTGATTTCGTAGAG aatTTGGATGACAGCGTCTTTTTGAAGCGTCACGCGAAGTTGGAGCTAGATGAAAAGAGGagaaaaag gtgggaTATCCAGCGCATCAGGGAGCAGCGCATGTTTCAGCGGCTGCAGCAGCGCATGTACAAGAAGAAAGGCATCCAGGAGTCAGAGCCAGAGGTGTCCTCCTTCTACCCAGAGACTGACGATG TGGAGTCTCTGATGATCACCCCTTTCCTGCCTGTCGTAGCGTTCGGACAGCCGTTACCAAAACTCACACAGCA GAATTTCGAGCTTCCCTGGCTGGATCAGCGAAGCCGCTGTCGGATCGAGATCCAGAAGAAACAGACCCCACACCGGACCTGCCGGAAGTGA
- the LOC117434457 gene encoding male-specific lethal 1 homolog isoform X3, with amino-acid sequence MTMRSTVFKPGGLKLDRDLNPEKPDFEKVQSGVNIKREPGEPVLEPGHGGGLPAVLGNIHNGANQNQNQHHHGKNRKLKENNGNKNKPGSRNPGGAAGLNKAQGGCLGLGQGKTWLSLEGIHNNVFITGQAASNIKTVTGTPVNTTANAKKRDPGGTEAAAGGAGSLELNMESKWKNLKKRPTQATCLRQILLLQLDLIEQQQQQLQTKDKEIDELKSEKETLQARMERMERRMQLVKAESEHSEREEPQEGGAETPQPPSPKPVPFGRGGKGHKRKFGFWNTKTPVKTLTSEFTKARGKTPKFSPLKESEPGGGPFQWELRSKETPEKVSAAARVQGDSPTPLWGSPPSPQPRSSGVEPEELPFMSTTEMYLCRWQQPRPSPRRETTSKKEGSVAIPSWREHSMEPLKEMTPPDFVENLDDSVFLKRHAKLELDEKRRKRWDIQRIREQRMFQRLQQRMYKKKGIQESEPEVSSFYPETDDVESLMITPFLPVVAFGQPLPKLTQQNFELPWLDQRSRCRIEIQKKQTPHRTCRK; translated from the exons ATGACTATGAGATCCACGGTGTTCAAACCGGGGGGGCTCAAGCTTGATAGAGATTTAAACCCGGAGAAGCCCGACTTTGAAAAGGTGCAAAGCGGTGTCAACATCAAGCGAGAACCGGGCGAGCCGGTCCTGGAACCCGGACACGGTGGCGGTTTGCCCGCCGTGCTGGGCAACATCCACAACGGCGCcaaccagaaccagaaccagcaCCACCACGGCAAGAACCGCAAGCTGAAGGAGAACAACGGCAATAAAAACAAACCCGGCAGCCGCAACCCCGGCGGAGCTGCCGGGCTGAACAAAGCGCAGGGGGGGTGCTTGGGTCTCGGGCAGGGGAAGACCTGGTTGAGTTTGGAGGGGATTCATAATAACGTATTCATAACGGGACAGGCTGCCAGTAATATTAAGACGGTTACCGGGACCCCGGTTAACACTACAGCTAATGCTAAGAAGAGAGACCCCGGGGGCACCGAGGCTGCGGCGGGCGGAGCGGGGTCTTTGGAGCTGAACATGGAAAGCAAGTGGAAAAACTTGAAAAAAAGACCGACCCAGGCGACCTGCCTCCGACAGATCCTGCTGCTGCAACTGGACCTGatcgagcagcagcagcagcagctgcagacgAAAGACAAGGAGATCGACGAGCTGAAATCCGAGAAGGAAACG CTGCAGGCTCGGATGGAGCGGATGGAGAGGAGGATGCAGCTGGTGAAGGCGGAGTCGGAGCACAGCGAGAGGGAGGAGCCTCAGGAGGGAGGGGCGGAGACCCCGCAGCCCCCCTCCCCAAAGCCCGTGCCCTTCGGACGCGGGGGGAAGGGGCACAAGCG GAAGTTCGGTTTCTGGAACACAAAGACCCCGGTCAAGACGCTGACGTCGGAGTTCACGAAAGCCAGGGGCAAGACCCCCAAGTTCTCCCCGCTGAAGGAGTCCGAGCCCGGGGGGGGCCCTTTCCAGTGGGAGCTGCGCAGCAAGGAGACCCCCGAGAAGGTGTCCGCGGCTGCGAGGGTGCAGGGAGACTCCCCCACACCGCTCTGGGGGAGCCCCCCGAGCCCGCAGCCCCGCAGCTCGGGTGTGGAGCCAGAGGAGCTGCCCTTCATGTCCACCACTGAAATGTACCTGTGCCGCTGGCAGCAGCCCCGCCCCTCCCCGCGGCGCGAGACCACCAGCAAGAAAGAGGGGAGCGTAGCCA TCCCTTCCTGGAGAGAGCACTCTATGGAACCCTTGAAGGAGATGACTCCCCCTGATTTCGTAGAG aatTTGGATGACAGCGTCTTTTTGAAGCGTCACGCGAAGTTGGAGCTAGATGAAAAGAGGagaaaaag gtgggaTATCCAGCGCATCAGGGAGCAGCGCATGTTTCAGCGGCTGCAGCAGCGCATGTACAAGAAGAAAGGCATCCAGGAGTCAGAGCCAGAGGTGTCCTCCTTCTACCCAGAGACTGACGATG TGGAGTCTCTGATGATCACCCCTTTCCTGCCTGTCGTAGCGTTCGGACAGCCGTTACCAAAACTCACACAGCA GAATTTCGAGCTTCCCTGGCTGGATCAGCGAAGCCGCTGTCGGATCGAGATCCAGAAGAAACAGACCCCACACCGGACCTGCCGGAAGTGA
- the LOC117434616 gene encoding protein CASC3-like: MADRRRRRKRASQDSEDEDESGSGTGTAGSGSAATKNRVRVPEPVALPPISVRVKADREHESECESEDGIEGDVVLSDYESAEENGSRSEAEEEEEGQGGGGGGGEEEEFSQEETPEQPVESEPVSGEQGGAVEEETEAALSKEEKAQEKGKTLAGERQSGDGQESTETPESKPGDEPGSKLDDDEDRKNPAYIPRKGLFFEHDVRGAAQEEDMRPKGRHKKLWKDEGRWVHDKFREDEQAPKSREELVSVYGYDIRHASGPSDLQPQRCRKPRYSGSPPPGRDKRWHDAEKPNRVPWHSSGTTNHHPPPPSPQQQHGTPQSSRPYGAARNSTGGSGRVSQQPRTFQNSRTAPSNPSPSSSAYREGRTNFKPAEQHGYSERERDRNYSNNHRTRSKYEPQSSPNVVVEEYQDEGGEGEWEGRETKESYCSRQSQERDFTAPSRRKEEEEEEEEGSGVHPDTAFPARDRGGASSPLPPSPAAAPERTVEKKSYSRARRTRNKASEIGKQASVEEPLHPLQLGGTLPDSAAQVPPPQKAQLTPPAHPVVKAESWEPPLEGVGGAGGSGGLEHEMACMNLSAQQSWAPSQPPYIPGEMRGIPNQMHMGAASHQYSRIDEMGVGVGRAKRYSSQRQRPVPEPAAMHIGIMEGHYYDPLPFQGPIYTHSESPASLPPQGMMVQPEMHLAHPGLHPHQPPAPLPNPGLYAGPPVSMSPGQPPPGPLLAPAYYSPPGVMAFSNTNFSYPAGATLPPMYPNPQVYGGVTYYSTVQQQAQSKPSPPRRTSQPVSIKPPPPEVPHLLPE; encoded by the exons ATGGCTGACAGGCGGCGGCGGCGTAAGCGCGCGTCCCAAGACAGCGAAGATGAGGATGAGTCCGGCTCCGGTACCGGTACCGCGGGGTCCGGTTCGGCCGCGACGAAGAACAGGGTCCGGGTCCCAGAACCCGTGGCACTGCCGCCGATAAGCGTCAGGGTCAAGGCGGACAGGGAACACGAGTCGGAGTGT GAGAGCGAAGATGGCATAGAAGGGGATG TTGTCTTGTCTGATTATGAAAGTGCAGAAGAAAATGGCTCTCGCTCCGAG gccgaggaggaagaggagggacaggggggaggaggaggaggaggagaagaagaagagttCAGCCAGGAGGAGACACCCGAGCAGCCAGTGGAGAGCGAGCCGGTCTCTGGAGAGCAGGGGGGCGCAGTGGAGGAGGAGACTGAGGCAGCCCTGAGCAAGGAGGAGAAAGCACAGGAGAAGGGGAAGACGCTGGCAGGGGAGAGGCAGAGTGGAGATGGACAG GAGAGCACAGAGACACCGGAGAGCAAGCCTGGGGATGAACCGGGGAGCAAGCTGGACGATGACGAGGATCGCAAGAACCCGGCCTACATCCCCCGCAAGGGGCTGTTCTTCGAGCACGACGTGAGGGGGGCGGCGCAGGAGGAGGACATGCG ACCGAAGGGGCGCCACAAGAAGCTGTGGAAGGACGAGGGCCGCTGGGTTCACGACAAGTTCCGCGAGGACGAGCAGGCACCCAAATCCCGCGAGGAGCTCGTCTCCGTGTACGGCTACGATATCCGCCACGCGAGCGGGCCCTCCGACCTCCAACCCCAGCGCTGCCGCAAACCCAG GTACAGCGGCAGCCCCCCTCCGGGGCGGGACAAGAGGTGGCACGACGCGGAGAAGCCGAACCGTGTTCCGTGGCACTCCAGCGGCACCACCAACCACCACCCCCCACCTCCCTCACCGCAGCAGCAGCACGGCACACCCCAGTCCTCGCGGCCTTACGGGGCAGCCCGCAACTCCACAGGGGGGTCCGGACGCGTCTCCCAGCAACCGCGCACCTTCCAGAACAGCAGGACTGCCCCCAGTAACCCCTCGCCCTCCTCCAGTGCTTACAGAGAAGGACGCACGAACTTCAAGCCTGCAGAACAGCACGGTTACAGCGAACGAGAGCGCGACCGAAACTACAGCAACAACCACCGCACCCGCTCCAAATACGAGCCCCAGTCTTCTCCTAACGTGGTGGTGGAGGAGTATCAGGATGAAGGGGGCGAGGGGGAGTGGGAGGGAAGAGAGACGAAGGAGTCTTATTGTTCCAGACAGTCCCAGGAGAGGGATTTCACAGCCCCGTCccggaggaaggaggaggaggaggaggaggaggagggcagcGGCGTTCACCCAGACACGGCTTTCCCAGCCAGGGATCGGGGTGGcgcctcctcccctctccctccgtCTCCTGCCGCGGCTCCTGAAAGGACTGTGGAAAAGAAGTCGTATTCCCGAGCCAGGAGGACCCGGAATAAGGCTTCGGAGATTGGGAAGCAGGCTTCGGTGGAGGAGCCCCTGCATCCCCTGCAGCTCGGGGGGACCCTGCCGGACTCTGCTGCTCAG gtgcccCCCCCTCAGAAGGCCCAGCTGACCCCCCCAGCCCACCCGGTGGTGAAGGCGGAGTCCTGGGAGCCCCCCCTCGAAGGGGTTGGAGGGGCGGGGGGCTCAGGGGGACTGGAGCACGAGATGGCCTGTATGAACCTGAGCGCACAGCAGAGCTGGGCCCCAAGCCAGCCTCCCTACATCCCCGGAGAGATGAGGG GCATTCCCAATCAGATGCACATGGGAGCCGCCTCTCATCAGTACAGCAGGATCGATGAGATG ggtgtgggAGTGGGCCGAGCGAAGCGTTACTCCTCCCAGCGGCAGCGCCCAGTCCCCGAACCCGCAGCCATGCACATCGGCATCATGGAGGGACACTACTACGACCCGC TACCTTTCCAAGGACCAATCTACACTCACAGCGAGAGCCCCGCCTCCCTCCCCCCGCAGGGCATGATGGTCCAGCCCGAAATGCACCTGGCGCACCCAG GTCTGCACCCCCACCAGCCCCCCGCCCCGCTTCCGAACCCTGGTCTGTACGCCGGCCCCCCCGTCTCTATGTCTCCAGGGCAGCCCCCCCCAGGACCGCTCCTCGCACCCGCGTACTACTCCCCCCCGGGGGTGATGGCCTTCAGCAACACAAACTTCTCCTACCCTGCTGGAGCCACACTGCCCCCCATGTACCCCAACCCTCAG